In one window of Candidatus Hydrogenedentota bacterium DNA:
- the tuf gene encoding elongation factor Tu (EF-Tu; promotes GTP-dependent binding of aminoacyl-tRNA to the A-site of ribosomes during protein biosynthesis; when the tRNA anticodon matches the mRNA codon, GTP hydrolysis results; the inactive EF-Tu-GDP leaves the ribosome and release of GDP is promoted by elongation factor Ts; many prokaryotes have two copies of the gene encoding EF-Tu), whose translation MAKEKFERKKPHVNIGTIGHVDHGKTTLTSAITTVLAEQGRAKLMAYGEIDKAPE comes from the coding sequence ATGGCGAAGGAAAAATTTGAGCGCAAGAAGCCGCACGTGAACATCGGGACGATTGGTCACGTGGATCACGGCAAGACGACGCTCACGAGCGCGATCACGACGGTGTTGGCCGAGCAGGGGCGCGCCAAGCTGATGGCCTACGGCGAGATCGACAAGGCGCCGGAA